One genomic segment of Helianthus annuus cultivar XRQ/B chromosome 14, HanXRQr2.0-SUNRISE, whole genome shotgun sequence includes these proteins:
- the LOC110904435 gene encoding probable E3 ubiquitin-protein ligase LOG2, with protein sequence MGNVGSNSSNGRRRHSGSRRGTTQNHPAPPPPQPPQPEINANRYVFAAATPYPSQYPNPNPNSSAPHPPYYQYPTGAYYPPPPPAAPLPAPYDHHHRVPVDPAAQAMVGGRYPCGPVMHSPTPYVDHQKAVTIRNDVNLKKETLKVEPDEQNPGKFLVVFTYDATVAGSITLYFFAKEGEDCNMSATKEDVLPPITVSFQQGLGQKFRQESGTGIDFSAFDESELVKVSETGVYPLAIKAEATPHVSEDGTTDAKSTNSQITQAVFEKDKGEYQVRVAKQILWVNKMRYELQEIYGIGNSVDGGDFDGNDPGKECVICLSEPRDTTVLPCRHMCMCSGCAKVLRFQTNRCPICRQPVERLLEIKVSNGAEEE encoded by the exons ATGGGTAACGTTGGGAGTAACAGCTCCAACGGCCGGCGAAGACACAGCGGCAGCAGACGTGGAACCACCCAAAACCACCCTGCACCACCACCGCCGCAACCACCACAGCCGGAGATCAACGCCAATCGATACGTATTCGCCGCAGCCACACCATACCCTTCCCAATaccctaaccctaaccctaattcaTCTGCCCCTCATCCCCCTTATTACCAATACCCCACCGGAGCATACTACCCGCCGCCGCCGCCCGCAGCACCGTTACCTGCTCCGTACGATCACCACCACCGTGTGCCGGTGGACCCTGCCGCTCAGGCGATGGTGGGTGGGAGGTACCCTTGTGGGCCTGTGATGCACTCGCCTACACCTTATGTTGATCACCAAAAGGCGGTTACTATTAGGAATGATGTTAATCTCAAGAAAGAAACTTTGAAGGTTGAACCTGATGAACAAAACCCTGGGAAGTTTCTTGTTGTTTTTACTTATGATGCCACTGTTGCTGGCAG CATTACCCTCTATTTCTTTGCGAAAGAAGGCGAAGACTGTAACATGAGTGCAACAAAAGAAGACGTGCTTCCACCAATCACAGTGAGCTTCCAACAAGGTTTGGGCCAGAAATTCCGACAAGAATCCGGGACTGGTATCGACTTCTCAGCATTTGACGAATCAGAATTGGTAAAAGTGAGTGAAACAGGGGTATATCCTCTAGCAATAAAAGCAGAAGCAACTCCACACGTATCAGAAGACGGGACAACAGACGCTAAATCTACCAATTCTCAGATAACCCAAGCAGTGTTTGAGAAAGATAAGGGTGAATATCAAGTTAGAGTAGCCAAACAGATCTTGTGGGTTAATAAAATGCGATACGAATTGCAGGAGATTTACGGAATTGGTAATTCGGTAGATGGTGGTGATTTTGATGGAAATGATCCTGGTAAAGAATGTGTTATATGTTTATCCGAACCTCGGGATACTACAGTTCTTCCTTGCCGTCACATG TGTATGTGCAGTGGGTGTGCTAAAGTATTGAGGTTTCAGACGAACCGGTGTCCGATATGCAGGCAGCCTGTGGAGAGGCTTTTGGAAATTAAGGTGAGCAATGGAGCTGAAGAAGAGTGA